The segment TGACTTCTGTCGCTGCGTATTCGTGCACCGCGATCCCCTGACTGACGACCGCGCAGATCGCGGCTCCCCTCGCCTGCCCCAGTTTCAGTGCCGAATCGGCGTTGCGCGCCATGAATACCCGTTCCACGCCGCACTCATCCGGTCGATGGGCGGCGATGATGGCACACAGCTCGTCAAAGATGCGTTTCAGGCGCAGGGGAAAGGAGGCCTCGCCGGCCACCGCCAGCGCGCCATGGAAAACGTGGGACAGCTTGCCGCTGGCGTCGACATCGATGATGCCGACACCGGTGCGCTGGCTGCCCGGATCAATGCCGATGATGCGTGTCATGTGTGTGGCGTCGCCGGGCATGGCGAACGGCAGGACGGCTTAGCTCGCCGCCTCGGCGGGCAGCAGCGCGTTGTGCGAAACGTCACTGACGTCGTCGAGGCTGTCGAGTTTCTCGAGCAGGTCGAGCAGCGGTTCCAGCGCCTCCTCGGGCACGGGCACGCGATTGTTCGGGCGCATGCCGACGCCGGCATGCTGGGCATTCAGGCCGGCCGTGGCGAGCGCCTGCTGCACGGCTTCGAAGTTTTCCGGCGCGCACAGCACGGTGCTTTCGCCGTTCTCGTTCACCACGTCGTCCGCACCGGCGTCGAGCGCGGCTTCCAGCACCTTTTCTTCGGCCGCTTCATCGCCACCGGTGGCGAACACGAGCTCGCCCAGGCGAGAGAACTGGAACGACACCGAGCCGGAGGTGCCGAGGTTGCCGCCGTGCTTGGTCAGCGCGTGGCGCACGTCGGCCACGGTACGGGTCGGGTTGTCGGTGAAGCAGTCGATGATGAGCGCGACGCCACCGGGGCCGTAGCCTTCGTAACGCAGCTCTTCCATCGAGGCGCCGCCATCGGCGCCCGAGCCGCGCTTGATCGCGCGCTCGATGGTGTCCTTGGGCATGTTGGCCGACAGGGCCTTGTCCACGGCCGAGCGCAGACGCGGGTTGAGCGAAGGGTCGGGCACACCGGCACGCGTGGCGACGGTGATTTCGCGGATCAGCTTGGTGAACACCTTGGCGCGCTTGGCGTCTTCGGCGTTCTTGCGACCTTCGATGGACGGGCCTCTACCCATGGCACTTCCTGCAGTCTGGCTTAACGGACAAGACGCGAATTGTATCGCCTTGGGGCGGGAGGCTAGCAAGCCGCCGGATCAAGCGCCGCTGCCGGCCCGGGTGGTGGGGCGGTCGAAATGGCCGGTCTGCAGGAACTGCGTGACCTGCCGCGCCACCTCCGGCACGAACAGCAGCCCGGTATGGTTGGACTCCACCACGCAGTGGTCGGCAATGCCTGGCAGGCGCGTTTCGGCCACGGTCACGCAGCCGTCGTTGTCGCCGTCGAACTGGCCGATCATCGCACCCAGGCCGAGGGAGACCCGGCCCGCGACCACGCCGACGTCGCGCGGCCCCGTCCAGCGCTCGAAACCGTGTTCGAGCAGCTCGCGGTTGTGGCCCAGCAGCACCTCGCCGCCTTTACCCATGCCGGCGAAGCGGCGTGCGGCCGCACTGCCCTTCAGGGGCGAGCCCAGGCAGACGACCCGGCCCGGCGGCAGTTGCGCGCCTTCGGCACAGGTGCGCAGCGCCAGCAATCCGCCGAGGCTATGGCCGACCAGGTGCACGGTGCGGCCATCCTCGGCCAGCTCGCGCATGCGCGCCTGCAAACGGCCGAGGATGCGCTCCTGCGTGGTCGCGACACTCATGTAGTCGAACCGATGCACGCGAAAGCCCGCCTCCATCATCCGACGGTGCAGCATGAGGAGCGCGAAACCGCGCATCCACAGGCCGTGCAGCAGGATCACTTGATCGGACATCGGAAAAATCGGACTTCCATCGGCGGGAAAACGAACGTCCGGGCGGCGGCGCCAGCCCGGACGTCATGGGAGTCCATTCTGCACGGAAAGTTGCGCAGGAACCGCGACGAGGCGCGCTGAACGACCGGCATCGCGTTCGGGCGCCTTTGCCTGTCATTCCGGCGCAGGCCGGAATCCAGAGACGCGTGGCGCGGCTTTCGCGTGACGGCAGGCGCTCTGTACCGGAGGCGAAAATCCGACGCTCCGGCCACTGGATTCCGGCCTGCGCCGGAATGACGGACCGAAGCATCAGGCCGGCTTGGCTTCCGTGGCGACCTTGACGTGCAGCTCCTTCAGCTGCGCCTCGGCCACCGGCGACGGCGCGTCGGTCATCAGATCCTGCGCGCTGGTGGTCTTGGGGAAGGCGATCACGTCGCGAATCGACTCGGTGCCGGCCATCAGCGCCGCGATGCGGTCGATGCCGAAGGCCAGGCCGCCGTGAGGCGGGGCGCCGAACTTCAGCGCCTTGAGCAGGAAGCCGAACTTGGCCTCGGCCTCTTCCGCGCCGATGCCCAGCAGCTCGAACACCGTGCTCTGCATCTCGGGACGATGGATACGGATGGAACCGCCGCCGATCTCGTTGCCGTTGAGCACCATGTCGTAGCCGCGGCTCACCGCGATGGCCGCGTTGGCGCGCAGGTCGGCGACATCGTCGACCTTGGGCGCGGTGAACGGGTGATGCAGGGCGACGAAGCGCTTTTCTTCCTCGTCATACTCGAACATCGGGAAGTCGGTGACCCACAGCGGCTTCCAGCAGTTTTCCACCATGCCACGGTCCTTGCCGACCTTGAGGCGCAGCGCGCCCATGAAGTCGGTAACGGCCTTCCAGCTGCCCGCGCCGAAGAACACCATGTCGCCGCTCTGCGCGCCGGTGAGCTTGAGCACGCCTTCCAGCGCGGCATCGTCGAGGAACTTCGCCACCGGCGAGTTGATGCCCTCGCGGCCCTTGGCAAGGTCGTCCACGCGCAGCCAGGCCAGGCCCTTCGCGCCGTACTTGGCGACGTATTCGGTGAGCTGGTCGATTTCCTTGCGGGTGATGGTGGCGCCGCCCGGCACGCGCAGCGCGGCCACGCGGCCGTTCGCATCGTTCGCCGGTTCGGCGAACACCTTGAACTCCACGTGCTTCACCGCGTCGGCGATGTCGGTCAGTTCCAGCGCGATACGCAGGTCCGGCTTGTCCGAACCGAAGCGACGCATCGCTTCCGCCCAGGTCATGCGC is part of the Dyella jiangningensis genome and harbors:
- the ruvC gene encoding crossover junction endodeoxyribonuclease RuvC, encoding MTRIIGIDPGSQRTGVGIIDVDASGKLSHVFHGALAVAGEASFPLRLKRIFDELCAIIAAHRPDECGVERVFMARNADSALKLGQARGAAICAVVSQGIAVHEYAATEVKQAVVGSGRGDKTQVQHMIGVLLGLKGPLQADAADALAIAVTHAHTRASLQRVGIPRTAWRRR
- a CDS encoding YebC/PmpR family DNA-binding transcriptional regulator, translating into MGRGPSIEGRKNAEDAKRAKVFTKLIREITVATRAGVPDPSLNPRLRSAVDKALSANMPKDTIERAIKRGSGADGGASMEELRYEGYGPGGVALIIDCFTDNPTRTVADVRHALTKHGGNLGTSGSVSFQFSRLGELVFATGGDEAAEEKVLEAALDAGADDVVNENGESTVLCAPENFEAVQQALATAGLNAQHAGVGMRPNNRVPVPEEALEPLLDLLEKLDSLDDVSDVSHNALLPAEAAS
- a CDS encoding alpha/beta hydrolase, yielding MSDQVILLHGLWMRGFALLMLHRRMMEAGFRVHRFDYMSVATTQERILGRLQARMRELAEDGRTVHLVGHSLGGLLALRTCAEGAQLPPGRVVCLGSPLKGSAAARRFAGMGKGGEVLLGHNRELLEHGFERWTGPRDVGVVAGRVSLGLGAMIGQFDGDNDGCVTVAETRLPGIADHCVVESNHTGLLFVPEVARQVTQFLQTGHFDRPTTRAGSGA
- the aspS gene encoding aspartate--tRNA ligase, whose translation is MRTHYCGLIDEALVGQTVTLCGWVNTLRLQSHVAFVDLRDHEGIAQVVIERENAAGFAVAGEIGNEYCLRVTGTIRKRLSVNDKLRTGTVELLADTVEILNAAKDLPFALHENPNEDMRMTYRYLDLRRPEMQKMMRTRIKLVQALRRYLDARGFQDIETPILTKATPEGARDYLVPSRVHPGQFYALPQSPQLFKQILMMAGFDRYYQIARCFRDEDLRADRQPEFTQLDLEFAFVEEKDVQDFVEELIRHVFKEVQNVELDATFPRMTWAEAMRRFGSDKPDLRIALELTDIADAVKHVEFKVFAEPANDANGRVAALRVPGGATITRKEIDQLTEYVAKYGAKGLAWLRVDDLAKGREGINSPVAKFLDDAALEGVLKLTGAQSGDMVFFGAGSWKAVTDFMGALRLKVGKDRGMVENCWKPLWVTDFPMFEYDEEEKRFVALHHPFTAPKVDDVADLRANAAIAVSRGYDMVLNGNEIGGGSIRIHRPEMQSTVFELLGIGAEEAEAKFGFLLKALKFGAPPHGGLAFGIDRIAALMAGTESIRDVIAFPKTTSAQDLMTDAPSPVAEAQLKELHVKVATEAKPA